A single window of Streptomyces sp. NBC_00464 DNA harbors:
- a CDS encoding winged helix-turn-helix transcriptional regulator gives MLQPVPSGKLPVSPGRSGCPINMTVELLGDRWSLIVLRDIMFGGLTHFRELLNASMEGIASNILANRLAKLVEAGLLTRDDDPSHRQKVAYHLTEAAVQLVPVMAQLGAWGARWLDTAPELTVRAELLAAGGPPMWERFMAELRATHLTGAPARTDGVLAELTAAYEEAVTREARTP, from the coding sequence ATGTTGCAACCAGTTCCCTCCGGAAAGCTGCCCGTGTCGCCGGGCCGGTCCGGCTGCCCGATCAACATGACGGTCGAGCTCCTCGGGGACCGCTGGAGCCTGATCGTGCTGCGCGACATCATGTTCGGCGGCCTCACCCACTTCCGGGAGCTGCTCAACGCCTCCATGGAAGGCATCGCGTCGAACATCCTGGCCAACCGGCTGGCGAAACTCGTCGAGGCGGGGCTGCTCACCCGCGACGACGACCCGAGCCACCGCCAGAAGGTCGCCTACCACCTCACCGAGGCGGCGGTTCAGCTCGTCCCGGTGATGGCCCAGCTCGGCGCCTGGGGCGCCCGCTGGCTGGACACGGCGCCGGAGCTCACGGTGCGGGCCGAACTGCTGGCTGCCGGCGGCCCCCCGATGTGGGAGCGGTTCATGGCCGAGCTCCGGGCCACCCACCTGACCGGGGCTCCGGCCCGCACGGACGGCGTGCTGGCGGAGCTGACCGCCGCCTATGAGGAAGCGGTCACCCGGGAGGCGCGTACCCCTTAG
- a CDS encoding MFS transporter, whose amino-acid sequence MAIDSSTPAAVTAPVPAPSGQDRLSGRARLVLLVLCAAQFMVSLDFSVLNVALPVLGEDLGLSRSGLQWAITAFALPSGGFLLLFGRIADLYGRRRLFLTGLAVFGAASLLATFAWNPAAFLTGRALQGLGAAVIVPTGMSLLTTTFPEGPLRDRALGISGTLLSLGFTVGMVAGGTLTDTLGWRSTMGLLTLAAVVVLAAAPALLTESRTPDRPRLDVPGAVTVTGGLLALIYALSTAAEHGFGRVDVQATLAAGVLLLVAFVIVESRASAPLVSLPMLRRRTVAFGNLGGLLTFSMMSTIVFVLTLYLQEVLDLSAFGTGLVFGVQGVASVVAGVYAPKVIGRIGARRTLSVSLLGQGLFIAALLGLGAGSGVWLATVAVSLASMCHLGAIIAYGLTVTSGVPDAEQGLATGLVTTTQQVGLTIGIPLLGVLATTQSSLFDGVRTVIAVAAGLLVVAAGVVGMGLRRA is encoded by the coding sequence CGTTACCGCCCCCGTCCCCGCACCATCCGGCCAGGACCGGCTCTCCGGCCGGGCCCGGCTGGTCCTTCTCGTCCTGTGCGCCGCCCAGTTCATGGTGTCGCTCGACTTCTCGGTACTGAACGTGGCGCTCCCCGTCCTCGGCGAAGACCTCGGTCTGAGCCGGTCGGGACTCCAGTGGGCGATCACCGCCTTCGCCCTGCCGTCCGGCGGCTTCCTGCTGCTCTTCGGCCGGATCGCGGACCTCTACGGCCGCCGCCGGCTGTTCCTCACCGGGCTCGCCGTCTTCGGCGCGGCCTCGCTGCTGGCCACGTTCGCCTGGAACCCGGCCGCCTTCCTCACCGGGCGGGCGCTCCAAGGGCTCGGGGCCGCGGTCATCGTGCCCACCGGGATGTCCCTGCTCACCACCACGTTCCCGGAGGGACCGCTGCGGGACCGGGCGCTCGGCATCAGCGGCACCCTGCTCTCCCTCGGCTTCACGGTCGGCATGGTGGCCGGCGGCACGCTCACCGACACCCTCGGCTGGCGCTCCACGATGGGGCTGCTGACGCTGGCCGCGGTGGTCGTCCTCGCGGCGGCGCCCGCGCTGCTCACCGAGTCCCGTACGCCCGACCGGCCGCGGCTGGACGTGCCGGGTGCCGTGACCGTCACCGGCGGGCTCCTCGCGCTGATCTACGCCCTCTCCACGGCGGCGGAGCACGGCTTCGGCCGGGTGGACGTGCAGGCCACGCTGGCCGCCGGAGTCCTCCTGCTCGTCGCGTTCGTGATCGTCGAGTCCCGTGCGTCGGCCCCGCTGGTCTCGCTGCCGATGCTCCGCCGGCGCACGGTGGCCTTCGGCAATCTGGGCGGGCTGCTCACCTTCTCGATGATGAGCACCATCGTCTTCGTCCTGACCCTGTATCTGCAGGAGGTGCTGGACCTGTCGGCCTTCGGGACCGGGCTGGTCTTCGGCGTACAGGGTGTCGCCTCGGTGGTGGCGGGTGTGTACGCCCCGAAGGTCATCGGCCGGATCGGCGCCCGGCGCACCCTGTCCGTCTCCCTGCTGGGCCAGGGCCTGTTCATCGCGGCACTGCTGGGCCTCGGTGCGGGTTCGGGCGTCTGGCTGGCCACGGTCGCGGTCTCGCTCGCCAGCATGTGCCACCTGGGCGCGATCATCGCGTACGGCCTCACCGTCACCTCGGGGGTGCCTGACGCGGAGCAGGGCCTGGCGACGGGTCTCGTCACCACGACCCAGCAGGTCGGGCTCACGATCGGGATCCCGCTGCTCGGCGTGCTGGCGACGACCCAGAGTTCGCTGTTCGACGGCGTACGGACCGTGATCGCGGTGGCCGCCGGCCTGCTGGTCGTCGCAGCGGGCGTGGTGGGAATGGGGCTGCGGCGGGCCTAA